A section of the Candidatus Methylomirabilota bacterium genome encodes:
- a CDS encoding CoA transferase — protein sequence MSRPPLEGLRVLAVSQFGAGPFGTQVLADLGAEVIKIEDPAAGGDVARYVPPWEIERDSLYFQSFNRGKKSVTLDLRHPDGRAVFHDLVRVSHAVYNNVRGDLPAKLGLTYDALKSINPAIVCCSLSGFGSTGPRAAEPGYDYLIQGHAGWMSITGEPDGPPGKCGVSVIDFAGGYASMLGLMVGLWDAQRTGVGRDVDVSLLDAAVSMLSYFATWALNRDWEPQRVADSGHQTLVPSQNFPTRDGWIVVFCAKEKFWENLAQAMELGHLTTDPRFATFADRLANKEALLAVLKPRFLERTTAQWLARLGGRVPCAPVNTVREALEDEQVRARGMIVEVKHPVYGTVREVASPIKTAGAVTRP from the coding sequence ATGAGCCGCCCGCCGCTCGAGGGCCTGCGCGTGCTGGCGGTCTCGCAGTTCGGCGCCGGACCCTTCGGCACCCAGGTGCTGGCCGATCTCGGCGCCGAAGTCATCAAGATCGAGGACCCGGCGGCGGGCGGCGACGTGGCGCGCTACGTGCCGCCCTGGGAGATCGAGCGCGATTCCCTCTACTTCCAATCCTTCAACCGGGGCAAGAAGTCGGTCACGCTCGACCTCCGGCATCCGGACGGGCGCGCCGTCTTTCACGACCTCGTGCGCGTCTCCCACGCCGTCTACAACAACGTGCGGGGCGATCTGCCGGCCAAGCTCGGGCTGACCTACGACGCCCTCAAGTCGATCAACCCCGCGATCGTCTGCTGCTCGCTGTCGGGCTTCGGCTCGACCGGGCCCCGCGCCGCCGAGCCCGGCTACGACTACCTCATCCAGGGCCACGCCGGCTGGATGTCGATCACGGGCGAGCCCGACGGCCCACCGGGCAAGTGCGGGGTGTCGGTCATCGACTTCGCGGGCGGTTACGCCTCCATGCTGGGGCTGATGGTCGGCCTGTGGGACGCCCAGCGGACGGGCGTCGGCCGCGACGTGGACGTCTCGCTGCTCGATGCCGCCGTGAGCATGCTGTCGTACTTCGCGACCTGGGCGCTCAACCGCGACTGGGAGCCGCAGCGCGTGGCCGACTCCGGCCACCAGACGCTGGTGCCGTCGCAGAACTTCCCCACGCGCGACGGCTGGATCGTCGTCTTCTGCGCCAAGGAGAAGTTCTGGGAGAACCTGGCGCAGGCCATGGAGCTCGGGCACCTCACCACCGACCCGCGCTTCGCCACGTTCGCCGATCGCCTGGCCAACAAGGAGGCGTTGCTGGCAGTCCTCAAGCCCCGGTTCCTCGAGCGCACCACCGCCCAGTGGCTGGCCCGCCTGGGCGGGCGCGTGCCCTGCGCGCCGGTGAACACCGTGCGCGAGGCGCTCGAGGACGAGCAGGTCCGCGCGCGCGGGATGATCGTCGAGGTCAAGCATCCCGTGTACGGCACGGTCCGCGAGGTGGCCTCGCCCATCAAGACGGCGGGGGCCGTCACGCGACC
- a CDS encoding MaoC family dehydratase — translation MPYGRYFEEFTVGEVIKHWPGRTITEADCTWFALLTMNQHPLHSDAHYAEKYTQHKQRVVLGPLVFSIGIGMTVADISGKAIANLEIEKITHEHPTFIGDTIYAESTVLDVRESRQGDRGTVTVETRVTNQRGQRVMTFRRTALVPKKNHPTLGEGKLLGEAWEGAAPSDL, via the coding sequence ATGCCCTACGGACGCTACTTCGAGGAGTTCACGGTCGGCGAGGTCATCAAGCACTGGCCCGGCCGGACGATCACCGAGGCCGACTGCACGTGGTTCGCGTTGCTGACGATGAACCAGCACCCGCTGCACAGCGACGCCCACTACGCCGAGAAGTACACCCAGCACAAGCAGCGCGTCGTGCTGGGCCCGCTCGTCTTCTCGATCGGCATCGGCATGACCGTGGCCGACATCTCCGGCAAGGCCATCGCCAATCTCGAGATCGAGAAGATCACCCACGAGCATCCAACGTTCATCGGCGACACGATCTACGCGGAGTCGACCGTGCTCGACGTGCGGGAGTCGCGCCAGGGCGACCGCGGCACGGTCACGGTGGAGACGCGCGTGACCAACCAGCGGGGCCAGCGCGTGATGACCTTTCGCCGGACGGCCCTGGTGCCCAAGAAGAACCACCCGACGTTGGGTGAAGGCAAGCTGCTGGGGGAGGCCTGGGAGGGGGCCGCCCCCTCCGATCTATGA